Sequence from the Helianthus annuus cultivar XRQ/B chromosome 13, HanXRQr2.0-SUNRISE, whole genome shotgun sequence genome:
aaaactaaccaagtTAGTGCAAAGTTAACTGGGTGGTGCCAACACAAACAAAAAGTCAAGTTGGAGGTGccgggtgtcaaagtgttagttgcgggtggcaacggccaaaggccaatagttgggggtgataaaatccaataacccattaTTTACATTAGACCATAAACAACAACACTAGTTAGGACCTATCATGAACCCATAACAAGATAAAGTGTCGTAAATAGACTAACAGGGATAAAGAATCTTGAAAAACCTCGATCATAATTCCGATGAAGTTTCAAACTCGGTTAACTTCATTACTAGATCATGCCTTGTACAAAATTGTTTAACATGGAGCCTATACGTCACACATATGAAGGTTTGTACGTGGGATATTTAGGGTCCCACACTAGTAGTGCTTGTCCCGAAAATGTTGTGTAATTGGAATTCATTCCTGATGACTACTTAATTGCTCATTAACCGAATTAACTGAACCAATTAACCGATAACTTTGGTTACGGTTACGGTTACGGTTAATGCTAATAACCAAACCGAACACACCCCTAAGTCCCTAACTATGCTATGGAATGAAAGTTTCAAGTTAAAACGACAAAACTACAACTTCACGCATACTCTAGGGTCCACTTCTGTAACTTTCCGCAACACGTTTTACAATTATATCTGCGTTACTCATGTTCGAAATTAGGGCTAAATTAAATTATCCCAAAACCTTCTTCACTCCGCTAAATCGCACACACAATTTCAGAACAATGGGATGGATCGGAGAGCAAATCGATTCAGTGAAATCTATGCAATTCCGACAACTGTTCACTCAAGCCATTAGCCTCGGTTCGTCATTCTCCTTTCATacattttgttattattattgttattattagaTGTTGAATTATTTACTTCAACCTTCCGATCTACTTTGTTGTTTGCAATTCGATCTCAATTTATGTAGATCTTCATCAATTTTTGTAACTGAATTGTGAAGTGTTGTGTGAATATCTGGATTGGTGTTTTGATATTAATTTTTTGAAGTTTAAGTAGGGGTTTTAGTTTAGTTTATGATTTTATGGTTAAAAGAAGTAAACTTTGTGATGTTTTGATAATTGTTAGTTCTTGTGTAAGGGTATTCTTAACTTTGGTTAATATAATgtagacaaaagatcaaatacaaatacccttgtcatacaaaacgtacgaataggacaaaaatgaaaaaaaaaaaaaaacgcagtggtattttcgtaattatttactcgtagagtaattatcaaaattagtCTACAAGGGTAATTTTGatattgtagggtaattatcaaaattactctacaagtgtatcttgtagagtaattttgatcttgtatggtaattatcaaaattactctacaagtgtatcaaaattactcaacatcaaaattactctacaagtgtatcaaaattactctacaagaacattttacaaaattagtctcgctggaagcagcctctctattcctacggggtagaggtaaagctgtctacatcttactccTCGGACcttacctttgctttgctattggtgtgatttactgagtatgatgatgatgatgatgacaagtTCAAAAtcaccctacaagatcaaaattaccgtacaagatcatttgtagagtaattttgataattactctacgagtaaataattacgaaaatgccaccgcgtttttttggctttttcatgccttttgtacgttttgtacgataaggcACTTTGTACGTGAACTTAACTCATATAATGTATGATCTTTACAGGTATGATTGTTACATCAGCGTTAATAATATGGAAAGGGCTTATGTGCATTACTGGTAGTGAATcacctgttgttgttgtgctttcTGGAAGTATGGAACCTGGTTTCAAAAGGGTAagtcatctttttatttttttttattagtttaagGGACAGGTGTAGTTCAGGTTTTAGTTTTTGGTTAGCGGAGTTGTCGGGCGTTTTCTCGTAGCGTTTTTTTCGTTGAATTTAGATGATAATTTGTTCTTGTACTATGATGCAAGATTCCTCCTTTACCACTGTAAAGAGGTTGTAACTTGTTGGCATGTGAATTGGCTTTTGGGTTTTAACTTTTAAGTACTAACGCTTTTGAATGTCTTGCAGGGTGATATTTTGTTCTTGCATATGAGTAAGGAACCAATTCGTGCTGGAGAGATTGTGGTGTTCAATGTTGATGTAAGCTTCTTAATAAATTTCTATCTTTTGTTATTAGTGATTCGGTGTTTTTGTTGCTTTCGAATGTGTTGTTTTTTGTATAATTTCGTATCAAGTACGGAAATCTGTTATTTCATAATCTGTAAAAACTAAAAAGTGCTGCAGACTGTAGTTGTAGATTCATGCATGTTGTTTCATGAAATTCATGTTTATGATTCATGTTTATGGCCGTAGTGTTTGATTCCAGTTGTTATATTTAGGCCTATCTACATGAAAGTTTATTGTTTACTGTTTACTCCTCTGATTTGTTGAAAAAGGTGGGGATGATTGAGTGTTGGTTTAGCTCTATGGTGATTAGTTTAATGGGATCTTTTGGTTTTGGTACTTAGTTTGTTAAAggtggttttttttttcacaatGTTGCAGAAATCGGCTTAGGCGACCGATTAATCGGCGCTAGTCGGTGGGTTACTGTCTAAATTTAAGCTAGTCGGTCAAAAAATCGGTtatggtcaaaatcggtcaaagtcGGTAAAAGTCGGACACAATCGGTAAAAGTCGGTCAAAATCAGACTAATCGGGCCCATGTTTTTTGACCCAATAAACCCAATTTTTAAAACCTGGCCCATGGTTTAAAGCCCAAATTTTAGTTATAAACCTATATTAACATTTAAGTTtaggtattttaacatttaaccccctctatctttcactagttttcatatggttcctaaacttttaaatttattaataaaaagtataaagttatctcctaaacttgtaaatttattaataaaaagtataaagttatctatatatataaaaaaatttgtaaaattatacttaaaatgtccaatccgattaatcccgattaatccctattaatcccgattaatccctaggcagTATCTCACcacccgactagcgcctagcgccttctacaacattggttAAAACCTTGTGGTCCATTTGGGATTAATAGTCTCATCAACAGAGCTTCCTTTTTACCAACTAGATTTACATAGGGCAATATACGCTTGGGGTCGTGTTTATTCACACAATACACTATTTAACAAACGGATTTTCTGTAAACTGCATATCACATATATGAAGTGGTGGCACTTCTGGTGCTAAAGTAACCGGCATGATTGCTTCTACTAACAATACGAAAATGTAGTAAGTATACGCATATCATCAAACCAACACCTTAGTTTTAGTTATAGATCAAATTTTTAAAGTACTGCAAGATAACAAAATATATAACAGTAGGTCAGCATTGAAAGAACTAGATTGTATTACCAAACAAACTGCAGGGATCATTGTTCCTAGAGGTGCAAACGGGTCGAGCCGAGCCTGTACTAGACTAGACTGGAGCTCAAGCTCGTTTAActtatgaaagctcgagctcggcttgattcgagctttgtttctaAAGCACGAGCTTGGCTAGTAGGTAACTAGCTTGTCTctgctcgggctcggctcgtttattttttattaattaatttatatgtattacaaatttacaattgctattttatatatagtttaCTTGTcttggctcgggctcggctcaaGCTTGGCTCGTTTAGTTATTTTATATCAGATTTATTACTTgctacttgttttttttttaatttttataatttttaatttatttcttcttgtttgtcatatttctttgtttttttatatttttagtttatacttttttaatttttatatttctttaaattttttagtttttatatttagtttttatatctttttttttattttttgtacttttttttattttatacttatatatcttttttttgttttttattattatttttttggggAATTGACCTGTAATAATTCCAACTAGACGTCATTGGCCATTCCGCCATTGCCACTCCCACATTTGAATATTCCCCATGCCAATCCCATTTTCGCTTATTTTTCCTCCATTGGTcctcagttaaaaaaacttaacggagttaagtttttacTGAATTACAAGCTgacgttttagggcttttgatcagaacaaggatacgagtcgaatgatgtaaaacttaccttgaaattgtgctccaaacgatgaaaacggtacttcaattcgggtgtttaaaacttccaattaacaaaaatcaagtcgtttcgaggtaagttttacatcaataaactcgtatcctcgttctaatcaaaagccctaataCGTCAGTTTGTAATTGAAAAAAACTtgactccgttaagtttttttaactgagaaccggtggaggaaaaataggtgaaaggtgggactgacATGGGGAATATTCAAAGGTGGGACTGGCAATGGCCAATGACgtctagttgggattattacagaccaattccCCTATTTTTTCATCTCATCCTAACCCGAACCCCTCTTGACCCACATGGTTTTAAAAGACACTTGAGGCGTGCGCCTCGAGGCAAAACGGCCAATATAGGAGTTTGAGGTGCGCCTCATGGGGTTTTTACTGCATatgcgcctcagaggggctgaggcgctaagaAAGGCTGCGCCTCATGGGATTTTCATagttgtttttgactttttgtgtcaatttcatgtcttttttattatgtttttgatgaatctgatgatgaaattagttattattattattatttttctaatatatataacttttatatttatttattaaaaccgCCTCGTGAgacgaagggaaaacgcctcgaaactcgtttccatTCTTTTAAACCATGCTGACCCAAACCCATCTTGACCCATGACTCAAACCCACCCAACTTGCCCACTTTGTCACCAATGTCGTATAGCATACATTTTTAACTTCACTtaactatgaagatcatgtcgtGTTAAATCAGTTATCATATTCCTTGAATTTTATGAAAAATGCACATATAGTATACATCAGCACTTGACAAATTTAACTTCCCTGATGTATGGTTCTGCTCTTGTTTATGTGCAGGGGCGTGAAATTCCGATTGTTCATCGCGTGATTAAGGTACGTGTTTCAAGGATTATACTATCAGATTTGTTTTTAAGTAATCTAGTGAGTCTTGGTTATACAATGTGCCCATTAGGAGCGCATGATGCGTGCATCACATGAATACATGATGGGCATGTGATGACGTGGCATAGCTGATGCTGAGGCGGCACCTTATGCGGTTAACCAGTATTTGAACAAATTAGACAATCGATTTAACGAATCTGATCAGAGATGATGAGGGTATCTTATATTTTGGTGTTAAAAAGTTAAGACATTAAAATATTGCCTACAAATAATTTTTTcgtaatttatttttttaataacgaGTGCCTCTCACACGTGATGTGCGTGCTTCGCGCATTGCACATTGGCTTTTGGGATCAAAACGCATCAGAGTGCCACACGCTTTTTAAAACTATCAGGGATTAACTTTGGTTTTTTACTCTGTTGATTGATACTCCAATCGCCAATGATATTTCTTAATTGTGAATTAGTTTTTTAAAGCCAtaactttaattttttttcttttttttttttggaaaaattacaagttttgtcctttatctttataccacttttcaggcggtgtcctttttaacgaatgttgacaggcggtgtcctttactaggtattttgttgcaagtttagtcctttacacccaacccagttaaaaaaccctgttaattgttggatgtaaaggactaaacttgcaacaaaatacctaggtaaaggactaaacttgcaacaaaatacctagtaaaggacaccgccagtcaacaattaacagggttttttaactgggttgggtgtaaaggacaaaacttgcaacaaaatacctagtaaaggacaccgcctgtcaacattcgttaaaaaggacaccgcctgaaaagtggtataaagatgaaggacaaaacttgtaatttttccttttttttttgctCAATTACAAAAAGTCGCATTCATCGTCTGTACTGTTGACTTTCTGAGTGTAATATCTACTGATATGGTTTGTGTAGGTTCATGAGCATGAAGATGGAGAAGTCGATGTCCTTACAAAAGGTAATTTATATTCAATTCCTAATCTAGATTAATTTAACAGCTATAAAATTGTAATTCATTTCACAATATATTTGCACACCTATTACGTTtaattaagagttaattactgttttcatccctgtggtttgtcaaaaatcactatttcagtccattagtttaaaaattacgatttcagtccctgtggtttcactttcgtaaccatttcagttcctgtacttaacagaataatggattgaaatggttacgaaagtgaaagcATAGGGACTGAagtcgcaatttttaaactaatggactgaaatagtgatttttgacaaaccatagggacgaaaacagtaattaactctttaattaAATAAACGGGAATCTTACATATGATCAAACTGTCGTTGTGATCTTTTAGGCGACAACAATTTTGGAGACGACAGGCTTCTGTATGCTCAAGGCCAGATGT
This genomic interval carries:
- the LOC110897398 gene encoding signal peptidase complex catalytic subunit SEC11A, giving the protein MGWIGEQIDSVKSMQFRQLFTQAISLGMIVTSALIIWKGLMCITGSESPVVVVLSGSMEPGFKRGDILFLHMSKEPIRAGEIVVFNVDGREIPIVHRVIKVHEHEDGEVDVLTKGDNNFGDDRLLYAQGQMWLQRHHIMGRAVGFLPYVGWVTIIMTEQPIIKYILIGALGLLVITSKE